The DNA region GAACACTCTGCCAAGAGAAGAGCATGACAGATGCTAGGAATGTATATCATGGTTTGAAGCACAATTTTTGCGCGAATTTGCAGACTTTTAACATACTCTTGTCTGGGTGGAAGACCCCTGAGGATGCAGAGGGGTTCTTTAAGGAGATGAGAGAAATGGGGGTGAAGCCTGATGTTGTTACCTACAATTGCTTGGTGGATGTGTACTGTAAGGGCAGGGAAATGGAGAAGGCCTATAAGTTGCTCGATGAAATGCGTGGCCAGGATTTGTCGCCGGATGTGATCACTTATACTAGTATTATTGGTGGGTTGGGGTTGATTGGTCAACCTGATAAGGCGAGGAATGTTTTGAAGGAAATGAAGGAGTATGGTTGTTACCCGGATGTTCCAGCATACAATGCTGCCATCAGAAATTTCTGCATTGCCAAGAGGCTTGGTGATGCATATCGTTTGGTGGATGAGATGGAGAGTAAAGGGTTGAGTCCGAATGCGACTACTTACAATTTGTTCTTCAGGGTATTTTTCTGGTCCAATGATTTGCAGAGCTCTTGGAGCTTGTACATGAAGATGATGGCTGCAGGATGTCTTCCAAACACACAGTCTTGTTTGTTCTTGATAAAGCTGTTTAAGAGGCAGGAAAAGGTAGAAATGGCTATGAAGTTGTGGGGTGACATGGTGGAGAAGGGTTTTGGATCCTACACCTTGGTTTCTGATTTGCTCTTTGACTTGCTTTGTGATATGGGGAAGTTGGAAGAAGCAGAGAAGTGTTtcttggaaatggttgagaagggGCATAAGCCAAGCCATGTTTCTTTCAAGAGAATCAAGGTTCTCATGGAACTAGCTAAAAGGCATGAGGCTCTGCAGAACTTGACACAGAAAATGGCCATGTTTGGCAAACCAATTAAAGCTGGTGAAATTACAAGGAACCTGAGTTACATAAGCTTAGACCAGGAGATGAATGATTATCTCGGTGAGCCAGTACATCAACGTTAGACGTTCGGTGTAATTGATCTTTACTGCCTCTGCTGCGGCTATCGTAAGCATCAGCTGTTCATCATGTACGCTTTTGAGATAAAATGCTCGTGCATCTTCAACATTTTGCTTAGTGGATGGAAGTGGAAAGCCTGCAATTTTACCATAATTTAACGGTGGTTTCTTAGACTTGACTTCTGGCTCAAACATACAAGCATGTTTGTCATGATTCGATGGTTTCCTGTTTCATGACCCTGGGTTAACGTGGGATGCTTGTGCACCAAGCTGCCCTTTATTCTTGTACTCCATGCTGTCATGCTGACCTTCCATATATTACTTTTTTCTGTTCAAAGTGGTTTAAAAAATCTTATGAACTTCATAAGATCTTCTAAGGGTTTGATGGATTGAATGATATTACTGCCAGTTTAATTAATTATTGGTGTATTGTTGGCGGTGACCGCAACAATTGTGATGACAGCATGGTGAATGATCACAGTTGAGAGCCGTATGGTGAGTTGCAGCATTTCACTGTAAACAAGGTATAATCACATACTTCAGTTGTTAGTTCGGAGGTATTCATCTTGTGTTTTTTGCTCATCCCTACCCAAGCAATTATGATCCTTAGTCGGAGCCACTTATATGTGATCATATTATTAAGGTTAAATAGTTTTgagaaaacataaaattgattgatttggatattagaatttggatcttctaaattttagtttttttctttaGAAAGATTATGTTTTACGCTCTAAAGTGAAATCcgaaatttagaggatccaaatcttgGATATTAAGTCATGCTTTATAAGTCACGAGTACTGAGGTTAGACTCATCTCAATTTCAAGATCATAGGTTCAAGATGTGGAATCAGTTATTAATTCAATTATTAGATTAGGTTgcttatattacattctttggaTGCGATATTTTTTAGACTCTATATTACCGTAGAATGCTTGTGTACCAGATAACTTTTTTTTAAGTAAGATGATAAATAGGTTAGTCCACATAGTGtggttgttgatttttttttttttttttgctgagctccatttaagggtctatTGCTGGCCAATAGGTTGCTACATGTACAAGGcgggactagtgagctaaccactagaccaacccaacttagtTGTGTGATTGTTGATTATGTTTCGTCTTATTATTACTTTTTTGTTGGAAATATACATAAAAATGGTCCATATATAtaacatcttttttttatttatataaacaaaatttaatttaaatatactgATAGGATAGaatatttatatgtaattatgCATAACCAGCTAATCATATTTATgtttttagatataaaattttcttttattatgatACATAATTAGATGTACTTCTAGCCTTAGATTCAATTTACatgaaaattaaatctaaataagAGATGCTAATGATAATGTAAAACCGTGATAGAACCCAAAATTTCAAGTATGCCACAAGACAAAAATAGCATTATTTGGACAAACGAGTGAATAAAAatcaatatacaaaaaaaaaatgaaaaaaaaggagtAAAGATATATATAGGAGTAATACTCTTCCTTCGCTTTCTACATTCAAATAGCATTAATCTTAGCACACTGAGTAATTACACTGTGTTACAAATTAACACAACCAGTTTAACACACTAATCAAATTAAAGTGGAAGCTTTATTTCTGTAAACTCTTCCTTATTTCAGATGTCAACCCTAGCATCTAAGCATTGAATCATTCTtctcttaaatattttattataaaagtaaaattcaaattattctccaacaatttttattttctgtaacaATTTcgtttcttatattttttattacattcgaCGTCTCTAATCATATAAATTACTATAAGACAAAATAATTCTTCaaaatttatctttaattaaattttgaagaatttttttattttatcctctAATAATTTAGATGACTAAAAAATTCgaatataattaaacttttagCGACGAAATTGtcgaattaaaaaaattgttaggaACAATTCAAAATTTTACTCTTATATTATAAGGGCTTCATTATATGCTTCTCAATGGATAGTTTGGTTGAtca from Arachis hypogaea cultivar Tifrunner chromosome 10, arahy.Tifrunner.gnm2.J5K5, whole genome shotgun sequence includes:
- the LOC112716925 gene encoding uncharacterized protein isoform X1; this encodes MLQMRVSFSRIPTSNFLFLRPFAATPNLKPNQNDAVETVFGIINSTSSSSSSSNLRQSLKSSGVFLSNDLIDDVLKRARFSHANPSQTLEFFRYTGARKGFYHTPYSFDTMLHILGRNRMFDQVWELLIEAKKKDRSVITQRTMMIVLARIAKVCSVRKTVESFKRLKKFVVEFDTDCFNALLRTLCQEKSMTDARNVYHGLKHNFCANLQTFNILLSGWKTPEDAEGFFKEMREMGVKPDVVTYNCLVDVYCKGREMEKAYKLLDEMRGQDLSPDVITYTSIIGGLGLIGQPDKARNVLKEMKEYGCYPDVPAYNAAIRNFCIAKRLGDAYRLVDEMESKGLSPNATTYNLFFRVFFWSNDLQSSWSLYMKMMAAGCLPNTQSCLFLIKLFKRQEKVEMAMKLWGDMVEKGFGSYTLVSDLLFDLLCDMGKLEEAEKCFLEMVEKGHKPSHVSFKRIKVLMELAKRHEALQNLTQKMAMFGKPIKAGEITRNLSYISLDQEMNDYLGEPVHQR
- the LOC112716925 gene encoding uncharacterized protein isoform X2, whose product is MRVSFSRIPTSNFLFLRPFAATPNLKPNQNDAVETVFGIINSTSSSSSSSNLRQSLKSSGVFLSNDLIDDVLKRARFSHANPSQTLEFFRYTGARKGFYHTPYSFDTMLHILGRNRMFDQVWELLIEAKKKDRSVITQRTMMIVLARIAKVCSVRKTVESFKRLKKFVVEFDTDCFNALLRTLCQEKSMTDARNVYHGLKHNFCANLQTFNILLSGWKTPEDAEGFFKEMREMGVKPDVVTYNCLVDVYCKGREMEKAYKLLDEMRGQDLSPDVITYTSIIGGLGLIGQPDKARNVLKEMKEYGCYPDVPAYNAAIRNFCIAKRLGDAYRLVDEMESKGLSPNATTYNLFFRVFFWSNDLQSSWSLYMKMMAAGCLPNTQSCLFLIKLFKRQEKVEMAMKLWGDMVEKGFGSYTLVSDLLFDLLCDMGKLEEAEKCFLEMVEKGHKPSHVSFKRIKVLMELAKRHEALQNLTQKMAMFGKPIKAGEITRNLSYISLDQEMNDYLGEPVHQR